The Leptolyngbya sp. FACHB-261 genome segment CGATGGCTGGCGTTGGTTGCTGGAACAGCTTTACTGATGGGAGGCTGTGACAGCCTTTCCTCTTCAGGTGAGGGCGATACGGCACCGACTGCACCAGAGGCCAGTCCTGCAGGTGTACCGGCTGGGGTACCTGAAGCAGCCGCGCCCACCCCTGTTGCCACTGCTGCATCGCCGACCCCCCTGCCACGCTCTGCGGTGGCAGCTAATGGTTTGATTCCAGTCACGAATCCCCAAGATCGGCTGCGCAGCATCCAACCAGGCATCACCACTGGACGCAGCGACCCCTTCGCTACCGTTGCGGTTAGCCCTGTTGCCATACCGGTGGCAGCCCCTGCTGCCGTTAATCCTGTTCCCAGAGTGATTCCTAGAAGTGTGCCTCGGGATGTTGAGGATGACGGTGGGAATGACAATAACACTGATATCCCTAGCCCGGCTGTGGTGCCGGTGCGTCCCCCGGAGCCGCAGCCAGTCCTAGCCCCTCAAGTCGCAGTGACAGGGATCGTGCAGCTGCCAGCAGGCGTTTATGCTCTAGTCAGAGCTCCTCAAGAATCAACCTCTCGCTATGTACGGGTGGGCGAGCGCTTCTCGGATGGAAATCTACTGCTCAAGCGAGTCGACATGAACCGTTTCCCGCGGCCCGTAGCTGTGATCGAAGAAGTGGGCAAAGAAGTAGAACGGGAAGTGGGCTCTCAACCAGTAGGAGCGCAGCAAGGCGCCTAGAAGCTCGCCTGGTCTGAGGCTAACTCAACAAACAAATAACAAGCTTGCCGGTCAGCAATTTAAGCTGGCTGGCAATGTGTTTATAGAAGCAAATTGACTGGACGCTATTTAGCCCTAGTTTATTGAGTTGCTCTTGAGTTGTTTAGATTGCTCCATTACTCTACCAAGCTAGTTATTCAACCAAGCTGGATGAGCCATTAGGGCAGCTAGGACTTGAACTCCTCGCAGCTGATTGGACAAGGGCAGGTGACCTTTAGGAGCCGTGGTGTTCCAGATAAATTCTTGAGGATAGCGGGTCCAGCGGTTGTTCTGCTTCCAGCCAATTTTGGGCCAAAACTTTTCCCAATTCTTGCCCACGCTAAGCCAAAGCTCACGTTGGACGGAGAAACCAAACTTGCCCTCCGAATGAGCCAGCCATAATGCATTAATTGTGCGTAAATCAGCGTTAGGCAAGCGCTCAACATCAGTGAAATAGAGCCAGCCCCGGTTGGCCGATAAGGGACCTGCCAGCATACAAAGCAGTTGCAGGGTGAGCTTATCGGCAGCCAGAAAATCCTGTTGAACCAGAAGGTTCTGTAGCGGCACATAGTCTACGCCACGCTCTGAAGCCAACTCGACAGTGGGATGGTGTTGCATAAGCTCGAGCAATGAGCCTCTGTTGAGAAAAAAATGCGGTGGGTCTCAGCTTTGGTGTGAGCCCACCGCAGAGTCTGGAGTGAACTAGAACTTCATCGAGCCAACGCTGGAACCGGTTCGTCGACTCCCTCAATCCGATCTTCGATCTCCTGATAGAGCTCGCGGAGCTGCTCTAAGTTGCTTTCTGAGGTTTCCCAATAGCCGCGACCGTTAGCTTCTAGCAAAGTGGCAACGATCTTACGGAACGAATGAGGGTTGAGGTTTTTTAGACGCTCTCGCATCGCCTCATCCTTAATGTAAACCTCGTTGGACTCTTCGTAGACCCAGTTGTCTACAGCGCCTGCGGTTGCAGACCAGCCCATCGTGTTTACTAGGCGCTTGGAGATTTCGCGTACGCCTTCGTAGCCGTGGCTGAGCAGACCCTCATACCACTTGGGATTGAGCATCTTGGTGCGAGCGTCGAGCCGAACAGTTTCCGATAGAGTCCGCACCTGTGCATTAGCCGTGGTGGTATCCGCCATGTAGGAAGACGGGGTCCTACCATCCTTACGCAGAGAAGCAACTACTTTGGTGGGATCTGAGTCGAAGTAGTGGCTGACATCCGTGAGGCTGATCTCAGAAGAGTCCAGGTTCTGGAAGGTGACATCCACGGTTTTGAGCGCCGATTCAAAGATCTGCCGCTGCTGGGTGTTGCTGACCTCAGCACCGAAGGCAAAAGACTTACGAGAGAGATACATCTCTTGTAGTTCTTGCTCATTCTCCCAAGTGCTGTTTTCTACTGCCAGGTTGACGTTGGCGGCATAGGAACCAGAGGAGTTGGAGAACACACGCGTTGCAGCTTGACGCGGCGTAATGCCCAATTCGTGAGCCTGAACCATGACGTGCTTGCGCACGAAGTTCATCTCCAGAGGCTCTTCGGCTTCGGCGGCCAGTTTCACCGCCTTGTCCAGCAGATCCATCTGATTGATGAACAGATCGCGGAAGACGCCAGAACAGTTCACCACCACATCAATGCGAGGGCGACCCAACTCTTCCAACGAAATCAACTCCAGCCTGTTCATGCGACCCAGAGAGTCAGGGAGCGGACGTACACCGATCATCCACAGGATTTGCGCCAGGGACTCGCCGTAGGTCTTGATGTTGTCTGTGCCCCAGAGAACGCAGGAAATGGTTTCTGGATAGTGACCGTTGTTCTCCGCCCGCTGACGGTCGAGCAAGCGGTCTACGACCACCTTGGCTGACTGCACTGCC includes the following:
- a CDS encoding GUN4 domain-containing protein, whose amino-acid sequence is MQHHPTVELASERGVDYVPLQNLLVQQDFLAADKLTLQLLCMLAGPLSANRGWLYFTDVERLPNADLRTINALWLAHSEGKFGFSVQRELWLSVGKNWEKFWPKIGWKQNNRWTRYPQEFIWNTTAPKGHLPLSNQLRGVQVLAALMAHPAWLNN